From Apilactobacillus bombintestini:
GAAATTCGTTCAGCATTTACTTGCAACACTGTACATGGTGTTTGTGAAAAATGTTATGGACGTAACTTAGCAACTGGTTCTCCTGTAGAAGTAGGGGAAGCTGTTGGTACAGTTGCCGCTCAATCAATTGGTGAACCTGGTACTCAATTAACTATGAGAAACTTCCATACCGGTGGTGTTGCTGGTAACAACGATATCACCCAAGGTCTTCCTCGTGTTCAAGAAATTTTCGAAGCTAGAAACCCTAAAGGTAAAGCTGAAATTTCTGAAGTTACTGGTACAGTAACATTAATCGAAGAAAACCCTGCTGAAAGAATTAAGGAAGTTACTGTTAAAGGTGACGCGGACACAAGAACTTACAAAGTTCCAATTAATGCCCGTATGAAGGTTGCTGAAGGCGACTTTATTCACAGAGGTCAAGCTATCAACGAAGGTTCAATTGATCCTAAGGAATTAATCAAAGTTAGAGATTCACTATCAACTGAAGTTTACTTGCTAAGTGAAGTTCAAAAGACTTACCGTATGCAAGGGGTAGAAGTTAGTGATAAGCACGCCGAAATCATGGTTCGTCAAATGCTACGTAAGGTAAGAATCATGGATGCTGGTGACACTGATGTATTACCTGGTACTCTAATGGACATTAATGACTTCAAGAAAGCCAATGCTGATGCCGTTATTTCTGGTAAGATTCCAGCAACTGCACGTCCAGTTATCTTAGGAATTACTAAGGCTGCCCTAGAAACTAACAGTTTCTTATCAGCTGCATCATTCCAAGAAACTACTCGTGTTCTAACAGATGCTGCTATCCGTGGAAAGAACGATCCATTAGTTGGTCTTAAGGAAAATGTTATCATTGGTAAGTTAATTCCTGCCGGTACTGGTATGAAGACTTACGGTGACATTAAACCTAAAGTTGAAGGACAAAGTTCTGAAAAATCTGATTCCAACGAAGTTTATTCAATTAGCCAATTGGAAAAACGTATGAAGGAAGAAGACGTAAATAACAAATAGTCTGAATGCAGACTAAAAATAGCAACCACATTTGTGGTTGCTATTTTTTTATACATATAATGATTAAGTATCCTAACAGTAGAAAGGGAATAAAGGGGACTCGTGCCCGTAATTTATTAGTTAAAACTAAACATATTAAACAAACACAAGAGCCTATTAGTACTATTTTTAGTGTATCTATAACGTTATTAATAATCATTAGTATCAGAATGAAATCTATATCACCTGATCCAAGCATTTCTTTATGGTGATTTATAAGAGATATTAAAAGATAAAATAGAATATAAATGAAATCCATTAAAGGATTGAAATTATAAATTAGAGAGAATATGAATAAGCATAAGATATAGGGAAAATGAACAGATTTATTGCTGATATCCTCAATGGATAGGTAAATCATAATAGATAGAATTATATTTAAAATAACGGAATGAAATAGACTATATGAAGTTAACCAAATTAATGCAAAACCAAGCTCACATATAAAAGTAAACGGACCAATATTTCTCTTACAATATCTACATTTACCAGTTAAAAATAAATAACTAAAAATAGGAATTAAATCTCTAAAAAGAATTATTTTTTTACAATAATCACAGTGAGAGCGAGCAGATAAAATTGATTCGCCGTTGCTATTACGCGAAAATAGGGCAGCGGCAAAGGATCCAAGAATTGAACCAATGATAAAAAAGTATACTAACATAAAAAACCTCCTACTAATAAATACGAAAAAATCACTAGAAAATACATTGACACGTAAAAATTGTCGTGATACTATTATTAAGTGCTTATTCATCCGGTATGGTTTTTACCTAAAAAAAGAACCACCTGGATGTGTGGACTTATAAAATAAAATTTTTCGGAAGGAGGAATTTTTAGATGCCTACTATTAACCAATTAGTACGTAAAGGTCGTCATTCTAGAAGTTCTAAATCAAAAGCCCCAGCTTTAAACCATGGGTACAACAGTTACAAGAAGAAGCAAACTAACAACCCTGCTCCTCAAAAACGTGGGGTAGCTACCCGTGTTGGTACTATGACTCCAAAGAAGCCTAACTCAGCATTACGTAAGTACGCTCGTGTTAGACTTTCAAACTTGATCGAAGTTACTGCATACATTCCTGGTATTGGTCACAACCTTCAAGAACATAGTGTTGTTTTAATTCGTGGTGGTCGTGTAAAGGACTTGCCTGGTGTTCGTTACCACATCGTTCGTGGTGCCTTAGATACTGCCGGTGTTACTGACCGTCGTCAAGGTCGTTCTAAATACGGTACTAAGAAACCTAAGAAGTAAAACATTAATTCCGCTATAAATAACAAGGAGGATTTTTAAATGCCAAGAAAAGGAAACATTCAAAAACGTGAAGTTCTTCCTGATCCAATCTACAACTCAAAGTTAGTTACAAGCTTAATTAACCGTTTGATGTTAGATGGTAAGAGAGGAACAGCATCAGAAATTTTATATGGTGCATTTGATCTTATTAAGAAAGAAACTGGAAACGAACCAGTTGACGTATTCGAAGAAGCAATGAAGAACGTTATGCCTGTACTTGAAGTTAAGGCTCGTCGTGTTGGTGGATCAAACTACCAAGTTCCTATCGAAGTACGTCCTGACCGTCGTGTCACTTTAGGTTTACGTTGGATCGTAAACTACGCACGTCTACGTGGTGAACACACAATGGTTGAACGCCTAGGTCGTGAAATCATGGATGCTGCTAACAACACAGGTGCTTCAGTTAAGAAACGTGAAGACACTCATAGAATGGCAGAAGCTAACCGTGCATTTGCTCACTACCGTTGGTAATATAACCTGTACGTTAACGTACATTTGATTAGTGGCTAATGAATGGTATTAGCCACTTTTTTATAAAAGTGAATTATTTGAGAGGAGAAACTTTTTATAATGGCTAATAAACGTGAATTCCCATTAGAAAAAACACGTAATATCGGTATCACTGCCCACATTGATGCTGGTAAGACAACTGCTACCGAACGTATTTTGTACTATACTGGTAGAATCCACAAAATTGGTGAAACTCATGATGGTGCTTCACAAATGGACTGGATGGTACAAGAACAAGAACGTGGTATTACTATTACTTCCGCTGCTACTACAGCTCAATGGAAAGACTACCGTATCAACATTATTGATACCCCAGGACACGTTGACTTCACTGCCGAAGTTGAACGTTCACTACGTGTTCTAGATGGTTCTATTACTATCCTAGATGCTGCTGCAGGGGTTGAACCTCAAACTGAAACAGTTTGGCGTCAAGCTTCTGAATACAACGTTCCTCGTATTGTATTTGCTAACAAGATGGATAAATTAGGTGCTGACTTTGATGCATCTGTTAAATCATTACATGAACGTCTAGATGCTAATGCTCATGCTATCCAAATTCCTATTGGTAAAGAAGATAGCTTCGAAGGTATCATTGACTTAATCGAAATGAAAGCCGACATCTACGACGAAGATGAATTAGGTTCAAAATGGGATACTGTTGATGTTCCTGAAGAATACAAGGCTGAAGCTGAAAAACGTCGTTCTGAATTAATTGAAGCTGTTGCTGATGTTGATGACGACATTATGGAAAAGTACCTTGAAGGTGAAGAAATTACTGTTCCTGAACTAAAGGCTGCTATCCGTAAAGCTACTCTAAACCTTGAATTCTACCCAGTTCTAGCTGGTTCAGCATTCAAGAACAAAGGTATTCAAATGTTAATGGATGCCGTTCTAGATTACTTACCATCACCTCTAGATGTTCGTCCTTACAAGGCAACTGATCCAGAAAGTGGTGAAGATGTTGAATTAAAGGCTGACGATAACAAGCCATTTGCTGCCTTAGCATTTAAGGTTGCTACTGACCCATACGTTGGTCGTTTAACTTACATCCGTGTATACCAAGGTACTCTAGAATCAGGTTCATATGTTCTTAACGCAACTAAGGACAAACGTGAACGTGT
This genomic window contains:
- a CDS encoding prepilin peptidase, with product MNKHLIIVSRQFLRVNVFSSDFFVFISRRFFMLVYFFIIGSILGSFAAALFSRNSNGESILSARSHCDYCKKIILFRDLIPIFSYLFLTGKCRYCKRNIGPFTFICELGFALIWLTSYSLFHSVILNIILSIMIYLSIEDISNKSVHFPYILCLFIFSLIYNFNPLMDFIYILFYLLISLINHHKEMLGSGDIDFILILMIINNVIDTLKIVLIGSCVCLICLVLTNKLRARVPFIPFLLLGYLIIICIKK
- the rpsL gene encoding 30S ribosomal protein S12; translation: MPTINQLVRKGRHSRSSKSKAPALNHGYNSYKKKQTNNPAPQKRGVATRVGTMTPKKPNSALRKYARVRLSNLIEVTAYIPGIGHNLQEHSVVLIRGGRVKDLPGVRYHIVRGALDTAGVTDRRQGRSKYGTKKPKK
- the rpsG gene encoding 30S ribosomal protein S7, giving the protein MPRKGNIQKREVLPDPIYNSKLVTSLINRLMLDGKRGTASEILYGAFDLIKKETGNEPVDVFEEAMKNVMPVLEVKARRVGGSNYQVPIEVRPDRRVTLGLRWIVNYARLRGEHTMVERLGREIMDAANNTGASVKKREDTHRMAEANRAFAHYRW
- the fusA gene encoding elongation factor G translates to MANKREFPLEKTRNIGITAHIDAGKTTATERILYYTGRIHKIGETHDGASQMDWMVQEQERGITITSAATTAQWKDYRINIIDTPGHVDFTAEVERSLRVLDGSITILDAAAGVEPQTETVWRQASEYNVPRIVFANKMDKLGADFDASVKSLHERLDANAHAIQIPIGKEDSFEGIIDLIEMKADIYDEDELGSKWDTVDVPEEYKAEAEKRRSELIEAVADVDDDIMEKYLEGEEITVPELKAAIRKATLNLEFYPVLAGSAFKNKGIQMLMDAVLDYLPSPLDVRPYKATDPESGEDVELKADDNKPFAALAFKVATDPYVGRLTYIRVYQGTLESGSYVLNATKDKRERVGRLLQMHSNHRKEIPEVFSGDIAAAIGLKNTTTGDSLTDQKHPLHLESMVFPDPVISVSVEPKTKADQDKMNIALQKLSEEDPTFKAETNNETGETIIAGMGELHLNIIVDRMKREFKVEAKIGEPQVAYREAFTKPTKAQGKFIRQSGGKGQYGDVWIEFTPNETGKGFEFENAIVGGVVPREYIPSVEQGLKESMANGVLAGYPLIDVKAKLYDGSYHDVDSSEAAFKVAASIALKNAAKTAGPVILEPIMKVDIVVPEEYMGDVMGQVTARRGSVEGMEVRNKAQLIHAMVPLSEMFGYATTLRSASQGRGTFTMTFDHYSAVPKNVQEDIIEKNGGNN